In Gigantopelta aegis isolate Gae_Host chromosome 6, Gae_host_genome, whole genome shotgun sequence, the following are encoded in one genomic region:
- the LOC121375562 gene encoding ER membrane protein complex subunit 7-like, whose translation MLKFIILLFCGHNFVSGSELVDSGNFKIEGKVEITTARDKNWISNTKILVDGGQYVGHLKNDGSFVIHGLPSGSFIVDVTNPSYLFESARVDITSKGKIRARRVNHLQPNLVKTLPYPLEIRDRGKATYFQPREQWRVQDFLFNPMVLTMVLPLLLIMVLPKMMNAADPETQKEMQSQMSAFSTKPNMPDMSEMFTNIFGGGGSAKKSIKSKPSSRKKT comes from the exons ATGTTGAAGtttatcattttattgttttgtgggCATAATTTTGTCTCGGGGTCAGAACTAGTAGATTCGGGGAATTTCAAAATAGAAGGGAAGGTTGAAATTACTACGGCGCGTGATAAGAATTGGATTTCAAACACTAAAATTCTTGTTGATGGAGGGCAGTATGTTGGTCATTTAAA gaatgATGGATCATTTGTCATTCATGGTTTGCCATCAGGATCATTTATTGTTGATGTCACAAATCCATCGTACTTGTTCGAATCTGCCAGGGTTGACATCACGTCCAAGGGAAAGATCCGTGCAAGACGTGTCAACCATTTACAGCCAAATTTGGTGAAAACTTTGCCGTATCCTTTAGAGATCCGCGACCGAGGCAAAGCTACATACTTCCAGCCACGAGAACAATGGAGGGTTCAAGATTTCCTCTTTAACCCAATG GTGTTGACAATGGTGTTGCCATTACTTCTGATCATGGTTTTACCCAAAATGATGAACGCTGCTGACCCTGAGACACAAAAG GAGATGCAGTCCCAGATGAGTGCATTCAGTACGAAGCCGAACATGCCGGACATGTCCGAGatgtttacaaacatctttGGAGGCGGGGGGTCGGCCAAAAAGTCCATAAAGAGCAAACCGAGTTCCAGGAAAAAAACATAA
- the LOC121376028 gene encoding lysozyme-like, whose protein sequence is MFLFRLSILSALVMVHVTARGLDDDCLTCICGAVSGCQGNTCREDERGIRVCGQYEITYPYWIDCGRLGASWEECANDACCAKVCVMQYLKRYGKFCTKGRKPTCEDYAKIHKGGLFGCRDTTTPNAFWSSVQTCLPDA, encoded by the exons ATGTTTTTGTTCCGTTTATCCATCCTCTCAGCACTAGTGATGGTGCACGTGACTGCTA GAGGCCTTGACGATGATTGTTTGACATGCATATGTGGG GCCGTCAGTGGTTGCCAGGGCAACACCTGCCGAGAAGACGAGCGCGGCATTCGTGTTTGTGGGCAATATGAAATCACGTACCCGTACTGGATCGACTGTGGCAGGCTAGGAGCCA GTTGGGAGGAATGTGCTAATGACGCGTGCTGTGCCAAGGTGTGCGTCATGCAGTACTTGAAAAGGTACGGCAAATTCTGCACAAAAGGCCGCAAGCCCACGTGTGAGGACTACGCGAAAATACACAAAGGTGGACTGTTTGGATGCAGAGACACCACCACGCCAAACGCATTCTGGAGTTCGGTGCAGACCTGCCTCCCTGACGCATAG